In Burkholderia sp. WP9, a genomic segment contains:
- a CDS encoding plasmid partitioning protein RepB C-terminal domain-containing protein, with product MTGVTLGFIPEPLSVPLVCILPSRKTPATIIDSRKFKQIKASIEEIGLIEPLSVTAAHQSTGQHVLLDGHLRLIAMQKLEFVEVSCLVATDDESYTYNNRVNRLSTIQEHYMIRRVVERGVSPERLAKALAMDVSMILKKLSLLDGICPEAAELLGDRQFSVDLARAIRKMKPTRQVECVELMIAANNVTVPYAEALLVATPAARLVDGKKPPKLTGVTPEQMAKMEREMSNLQGQYKLVEQTYGQDVLNLVLAKGYLARLVENQLVAQYLRQRQPDLLAQFETIVETVSLEQQQFSVLT from the coding sequence ATGACAGGCGTGACGCTCGGTTTCATTCCTGAGCCGCTATCCGTTCCATTAGTGTGCATCCTGCCGTCGCGCAAAACGCCGGCGACAATCATCGATTCCCGCAAGTTCAAGCAGATCAAGGCCTCGATCGAGGAGATCGGCCTGATCGAGCCGTTGTCCGTCACGGCAGCGCATCAGAGTACGGGTCAACATGTGCTGCTTGATGGTCACCTGCGCCTCATTGCGATGCAGAAGCTCGAATTTGTCGAGGTATCGTGCCTGGTTGCAACCGATGACGAAAGCTACACGTACAACAATCGCGTCAATCGGCTGTCCACCATCCAGGAGCATTATATGATCCGGCGCGTCGTCGAACGGGGTGTGTCGCCGGAGAGGCTGGCAAAGGCCCTCGCCATGGACGTGTCCATGATCCTGAAGAAGCTTTCGCTGCTGGACGGCATATGTCCTGAAGCTGCCGAACTTTTGGGAGATCGCCAGTTCTCAGTAGACCTCGCTCGCGCAATTCGAAAAATGAAGCCGACGCGGCAGGTCGAATGCGTCGAGCTGATGATAGCGGCGAACAACGTGACCGTGCCTTATGCCGAAGCGCTGCTTGTCGCAACACCCGCAGCACGCCTGGTTGATGGAAAGAAGCCGCCAAAGCTGACCGGCGTCACCCCTGAACAGATGGCGAAGATGGAGCGGGAGATGAGCAATCTGCAAGGGCAATACAAACTTGTCGAGCAGACCTACGGACAGGATGTGCTGAACCTGGTGCTCGCAAAGGGATATCTCGCCAGGCTTGTGGAGAACCAACTGGTAGCTCAATACCTGCGGCAACGCCAACCAGACCTACTGGCTCAGTTCGAAACGATTGTCGAGACGGTGTCGCTTGAGCAGCAGCAATTCAGCGTTCTCACCTAG
- a CDS encoding IS110 family transposase — translation MQSVTLVGIDLGKHSFHLHGQDQLGRAVFRKKASRKQLVEFFATFHACTVVMEACAGAHFLARKLTSFGHQVKLVSPQFVRPFVKSNKNDFVDAEAICEAASRPSMRFVTPKTESQQTLAALHRMRESLIRDRTKTTNQIHGFLLEFGISLPVGHAVIARLPSVLAEHSLPARLISILERLHAHFNYLSEQIGEIDRELVRQLADDDLGQRLLSIPGVGPVTASVLAAEMGDGKQYACSRDFAASIGLVPRQYSTGGRANLLGISKRGDKNIRRLLVQCARAYMIRLERQSGRLAEWVRAMLARRHSNVVACALANKLARTAWALATRHTTFNAGANSMAS, via the coding sequence ATGCAAAGTGTGACGTTGGTTGGAATCGATCTGGGCAAACACTCGTTTCACCTCCACGGTCAGGATCAGCTCGGTCGAGCGGTGTTTCGCAAGAAGGCAAGCCGCAAGCAGCTCGTCGAGTTTTTTGCCACCTTCCATGCGTGCACCGTCGTCATGGAAGCCTGTGCTGGTGCGCATTTCCTGGCACGCAAACTGACCAGTTTTGGGCACCAGGTCAAACTCGTCTCTCCGCAATTCGTGCGGCCGTTCGTCAAGAGCAACAAGAACGACTTCGTGGACGCCGAGGCGATCTGCGAGGCGGCATCGCGCCCGTCCATGCGGTTCGTTACGCCAAAGACCGAATCACAGCAAACGCTAGCGGCATTACATCGGATGCGCGAATCACTGATCCGCGACCGCACGAAGACGACCAACCAGATACACGGTTTCCTACTTGAATTCGGCATCAGCCTACCGGTTGGCCACGCCGTTATCGCCCGTCTACCCTCAGTGCTTGCCGAGCATTCGTTGCCTGCACGCCTGATCTCGATCCTTGAGAGACTACATGCGCACTTCAATTACCTCAGCGAACAGATCGGTGAGATCGACAGGGAATTGGTCCGGCAGCTCGCTGACGACGACCTCGGTCAGCGCCTGCTGTCAATTCCCGGTGTCGGTCCTGTCACGGCCAGCGTACTCGCGGCAGAGATGGGCGACGGCAAGCAGTACGCCTGCAGCCGGGACTTTGCTGCCTCCATCGGACTGGTGCCTCGCCAGTACAGCACAGGGGGCCGGGCTAACCTGCTAGGCATCAGCAAGCGAGGTGACAAGAACATTCGGCGTCTACTGGTGCAGTGCGCCAGAGCCTACATGATACGGCTTGAGCGGCAATCCGGCCGCCTGGCCGAATGGGTTCGCGCCATGCTTGCACGCCGACATTCCAACGTGGTGGCCTGTGCGTTGGCCAACAAGCTGGCACGAACGGCCTGGGCTCTCGCTACGCGCCACACCACGTTCAATGCGGGAGCGAATTCGATGGCAAGCTGA
- a CDS encoding CHAT domain-containing protein — translation MRKITLELLRQGPSHNQLLSPLTAYIALCENHSAVTLHVPFEHNQMLYRLRALSYQLGPEAREFQLGDTAAVLGKLLGEIPGLTADLNRRGTDAAAGDEQVTHLRLILSASELALLPFELATAPSGFPGEGQPLSLQTQQPICITRETRRVPEGYLRWPSKPRILFAYASPPGFLEVPAAAHLLALREALTPWLALSDDLDDDERLAIIEERLSVLPDATVETLERTCASNDYTHVHILAHGVDLLSGYDRRFGVALASTTDPKGFEVVSGARLASILRTPRRDKPGKFVRPAVVTLASCSSGAVGDVTGVGASIGHALHEAGIPLVIASQYPLTFGGSVMLVQDLYQGLLWGEDPRKLLVGLRRRMHSCFKDQHDWASIVAYASLPPNFDDQLADASIQQAMSSINNALRVSDRVMVAFSDLESGSSDRHQMLDDDKRKEMLGHVQKKVAYAKERLEAANDAYPAHRARILAQLASTEKREAQMLYHSLKFGSRTTKRAGKEVLDKLERSRAWYWQAYLLNRSHPWELVQYVSLTLFLRTLGRLPLPDWAESKVRPLWITADAQSRNDAENGSVQDRAWAHGNIAELSLIEPWLHDTPHEPGTPTIDKAVQACRSLVELAGASSFHVYSTRRQILRYLEWFGPMVGKEWPGLEDLAKQMLTVLPVGEEPEWNY, via the coding sequence ATGCGCAAAATTACCCTCGAACTGCTCCGTCAGGGCCCGTCGCACAATCAACTGCTGTCGCCGCTCACGGCGTACATCGCGTTGTGCGAGAACCATAGCGCGGTGACGCTGCACGTTCCGTTCGAGCACAACCAGATGCTCTACCGGTTGCGCGCGCTCAGCTATCAGCTCGGACCGGAGGCGCGGGAATTCCAGCTCGGCGACACGGCGGCGGTGTTGGGCAAGCTACTCGGCGAAATTCCCGGCCTCACCGCCGATCTCAACCGCCGCGGCACCGACGCCGCTGCGGGCGATGAGCAGGTCACGCATCTGCGGTTGATCCTGTCCGCTTCCGAACTCGCGCTCCTGCCGTTCGAACTCGCGACCGCGCCCAGCGGCTTTCCTGGCGAAGGCCAGCCGCTTTCACTGCAGACGCAGCAACCCATCTGCATCACGCGCGAGACACGGCGCGTGCCCGAGGGATATTTGCGCTGGCCGAGCAAGCCGCGCATCCTGTTCGCCTATGCTTCGCCGCCCGGCTTCCTGGAAGTGCCGGCCGCGGCGCATCTGCTCGCGCTGCGCGAAGCGCTCACGCCGTGGCTCGCGCTGTCGGATGATCTCGATGACGACGAACGGCTCGCGATCATCGAGGAACGGTTGTCCGTGCTTCCGGACGCGACTGTCGAAACCCTGGAACGCACCTGCGCGTCCAACGATTACACCCACGTGCACATTCTTGCGCACGGCGTCGATCTTCTGTCGGGATACGACCGGCGTTTCGGTGTCGCGCTTGCGTCGACGACTGATCCGAAGGGCTTTGAAGTCGTGTCCGGGGCACGCCTCGCAAGCATTCTGCGCACGCCGCGCCGCGATAAGCCGGGCAAGTTCGTGCGGCCGGCCGTCGTGACGCTCGCGAGTTGCAGCAGCGGCGCGGTCGGCGACGTGACGGGCGTCGGTGCGAGCATCGGACACGCGTTGCATGAGGCGGGCATTCCGCTCGTGATCGCAAGCCAGTATCCGCTGACCTTCGGCGGTTCGGTGATGCTCGTGCAGGATCTTTATCAAGGCCTGCTGTGGGGCGAGGACCCGCGCAAGCTGCTGGTCGGCCTGCGCCGGCGGATGCACTCCTGCTTCAAGGATCAGCACGACTGGGCGAGCATCGTCGCGTACGCATCGCTGCCGCCGAACTTCGATGATCAACTGGCCGACGCGAGCATCCAGCAGGCCATGAGCAGCATCAACAATGCGTTGCGTGTGTCCGATCGTGTCATGGTGGCGTTTTCCGATTTGGAATCCGGCTCCAGCGATCGCCACCAGATGCTCGACGACGACAAGCGCAAGGAGATGCTCGGGCACGTGCAGAAAAAAGTCGCCTACGCCAAGGAGCGGCTCGAAGCGGCGAATGACGCGTACCCGGCTCACAGGGCGAGAATCCTGGCGCAGCTCGCGAGCACCGAGAAGCGCGAGGCGCAGATGCTCTACCACTCGCTCAAGTTCGGTTCCCGCACGACGAAGAGAGCCGGCAAGGAGGTGCTGGACAAACTGGAGCGCTCGCGAGCCTGGTACTGGCAAGCCTATCTGCTGAACCGGTCGCACCCTTGGGAACTGGTGCAATATGTATCGCTCACGTTATTTCTGCGGACTCTGGGTCGCCTGCCGCTCCCGGACTGGGCGGAGTCCAAGGTCAGGCCCTTGTGGATCACAGCGGACGCGCAATCGCGGAACGACGCGGAGAACGGTTCCGTGCAGGATCGCGCGTGGGCTCACGGCAACATCGCGGAACTGAGCCTGATCGAACCCTGGCTGCATGATACTCCTCACGAACCTGGCACACCGACTATAGACAAGGCGGTACAGGCTTGCCGCAGTCTGGTCGAACTGGCGGGCGCATCATCGTTTCACGTGTATTCCACGCGACGCCAGATCCTTCGCTATCTCGAATGGTTCGGCCCGATGGTGGGCAAAGAATGGCCAGGACTGGAAGACCTCGCGAAGCAGATGCTCACTGTGTTGCCGGTCGGCGAGGAGCCCGAATGGAACTATTGA
- a CDS encoding toll/interleukin-1 receptor domain-containing protein, protein MGSGESTEYFGQTAMRWRVFYSYSHRDSELRDELGKYLAPLRFQGKIEEWHDRKIEPGHDWAAEISDNLKSAHCILLLVSSDFLASEYCFGVEVDEALKRLKRCEARVLPVLLRPCLWEESRFSELQHIPRDGKAVTSWPSRDEAMKEVAHEIRALVTQPIPFQDETSESSVEHEQRTDTIELVRKQVLAYARLYERTRQRMSASNERTIRMEQIFQRMRSIALSSYPLLCELVNSPSPGERLAAVAILQLFSDEQSFPFLINLIRLEKPFVGYQAAKALRVAVDCINPHSYPKLLKAICEAQSALESAMIGFDTDRRTVLREAESLLQANMVVISADKRSAD, encoded by the coding sequence ATGGGCTCCGGCGAATCGACGGAATATTTCGGGCAGACTGCGATGAGATGGCGCGTTTTCTACTCCTATTCCCATAGAGATTCCGAGTTGCGCGATGAGCTCGGAAAATATCTTGCGCCCCTAAGATTTCAGGGGAAAATTGAGGAATGGCACGACCGAAAAATCGAACCCGGACACGATTGGGCGGCGGAGATCAGCGACAACCTTAAATCGGCGCACTGTATCCTTTTGCTGGTTAGCTCCGATTTTCTTGCTTCGGAATACTGCTTCGGAGTTGAGGTCGACGAAGCTCTCAAACGTTTGAAGCGCTGTGAAGCGCGAGTGCTGCCAGTTTTGCTTAGACCGTGTCTATGGGAGGAATCGCGCTTTAGCGAACTTCAACATATCCCCCGTGACGGAAAAGCGGTCACGTCCTGGCCATCAAGAGACGAGGCCATGAAAGAGGTCGCCCACGAGATCCGGGCTCTTGTAACACAGCCGATACCGTTCCAAGACGAAACCTCAGAATCTTCGGTTGAGCACGAGCAACGAACGGACACCATTGAACTGGTGCGGAAGCAGGTACTTGCTTATGCACGCCTGTACGAGAGAACACGCCAGCGAATGAGCGCATCAAATGAACGAACGATAAGAATGGAGCAGATTTTTCAAAGGATGAGGTCGATTGCTTTGAGTTCGTATCCGTTACTTTGCGAACTGGTAAATAGTCCCTCGCCGGGCGAGCGCTTAGCCGCAGTTGCTATATTGCAACTATTCTCGGACGAGCAGTCATTTCCATTTTTGATCAACTTGATAAGGTTGGAAAAGCCATTCGTCGGGTATCAGGCGGCCAAGGCACTGAGAGTTGCGGTCGACTGCATTAACCCCCACTCATATCCGAAACTTTTGAAGGCGATATGTGAGGCGCAATCTGCGCTCGAGTCAGCCATGATAGGGTTTGACACAGATCGTCGGACCGTCTTGCGCGAGGCCGAGTCGCTTCTTCAGGCAAACATGGTCGTGATATCAGCCGACAAGCGCTCTGCCGATTAG
- a CDS encoding ParB/RepB/Spo0J family partition protein yields MNQQQQAGEVRMIPIDQIEVINPRERNNRVVNEIVGNIRAIGLKKPIKVTPRATADGVEKYLLVCGEGRLKAFRSLGETTIPAMVVNVSDEDAFIMSLAENIARRQCRPLELLAGIRQLQEQGYASKVIAEKTGLKQSYIQGILMLLHRGEERLVIAVEKGRIPLNAALSIVGAGDDDTAIQAALQEAYESGKLRGKQLIDARRIIERRKTLGRSAAHNMSGKLTDVTTSSLVRTYQHEVERQKSMVRKAEFAQQRLMFVVGALRQMFADENFVNLLRAEGLATLPKYLAERVWSGGSVA; encoded by the coding sequence ATGAACCAGCAGCAACAGGCGGGTGAGGTGCGGATGATTCCGATCGACCAGATCGAGGTCATCAATCCTCGTGAGCGTAACAACCGCGTCGTCAATGAAATCGTCGGCAACATCAGGGCGATCGGCCTGAAAAAACCGATCAAGGTCACGCCGCGTGCAACAGCAGATGGCGTCGAGAAGTATCTGCTTGTGTGCGGCGAAGGTCGCCTGAAGGCTTTCCGTTCACTCGGCGAGACGACCATTCCGGCGATGGTCGTGAATGTCAGCGACGAAGACGCATTCATCATGAGTCTCGCGGAGAACATTGCGCGTCGTCAGTGCAGGCCGCTCGAACTCCTCGCCGGTATCCGGCAATTGCAGGAGCAGGGATACGCTTCGAAGGTGATCGCGGAAAAAACGGGGCTCAAGCAATCATATATCCAAGGTATCCTGATGCTACTGCATCGTGGCGAGGAACGACTGGTCATAGCAGTGGAAAAAGGACGAATTCCGCTTAACGCCGCACTGTCTATTGTCGGCGCCGGTGACGACGACACGGCAATACAGGCTGCTCTGCAGGAAGCTTACGAGTCAGGCAAGTTACGTGGCAAGCAATTGATAGACGCCCGACGGATTATCGAACGACGGAAAACGCTTGGGCGCTCCGCCGCACACAACATGTCGGGCAAGCTCACGGATGTAACGACATCGAGCCTGGTGCGGACCTACCAGCATGAAGTCGAACGCCAGAAGTCGATGGTGCGTAAGGCCGAATTTGCGCAGCAGCGGCTCATGTTCGTCGTGGGTGCACTCCGACAAATGTTCGCCGATGAAAACTTCGTCAATCTGCTACGTGCAGAGGGACTGGCAACGTTGCCGAAATATCTTGCCGAGCGTGTCTGGTCGGGCGGGAGCGTCGCATGA
- a CDS encoding CHAT domain-containing protein → MPLRSINDMQYYLVLIDEDGKERTEADGSQMSEIIRQCVADPARPVTDVFIISHGWKGDIPAAIQQYDRWIGAMAEVQGDIEKMKARRAGFTPVTIGLHWPSLPWGMEDEKAQDARALLGPGAAPTGNEDEDEGVIVRQLSQGLPPERAMQVTQSVRTILDYTRSVPQGAPKDALPSAIDDAYERLYGASGLHSGNLGGRPGADHDNFDAGVIAQQAGILSSGDGPVAGLLGLRDVVLSPLRQLSFWKMKDRARSFGESGAHSMLISLQDAAPRARFHLMGHSFGSIMVSAMVSGPGDAAAPVLRRPVDTLFLVQGALSLWAYAADIPYAPGTAGYFRRIAQRGLVRGPIVTTRSRFDTAVGRLYPLGARLKGQFVLGDSYPEYGGIGAFGIRGDDSALDSMIQAVSDSYRFQCGTIHNIEASRIICNGDGASGAHSDIAHPEVAHLFWEAVLASAEAVTPGMPAGGSGAFLGTTATLADPIGAAGLGGVMTDPFQSYQPATPDFGLLGGAGLPESAPPPGSAGAASSGGAAPAASAESDAAGAPASDPRYINASFEELGPTEPLYKGNWYTLAFNVDVEQSGEVASAQLAVPTETLFPAGVEQIALTVQLESTDFDVSGNTALMRVPKTGPSRTKARFDISPFHDGPCRLTAIISKDGNFVQQIDMTIVVGQTRAASAVSSRGRRLTTSAALQPRDLMFLISPSSGGYDCVVCGPVAMRARLPITAAFIDDAIKVAREALMTVVLQQDANGRYSFQSGVDIPKDQLDIALGVMARAGASLLKKLFEGPAAGPDSKAIAALLRKLGGDRDRPLKLQIVAESMPVPWGLLYLGSVAQGTALDWSNFLGMRHIVEQIPLQEPMITVDNTICSDQPCLNVGVNFNDTIDAQMGMPFVATQRQYWSGLPAARVKVSARSNWTELMAALNDGETPQHIIYFYCHAESKGLAERGGPYASSIALTDASRTLTDITLDAGTEVQFAGSPLVFINACESAEMSPAFYDGFAPYFMSKGARGVIGTECRMPALFAAEWAGAFFTRFLQGNALGRTFLDLRSEFLNEHNNPLGLLYAVHCDADTRVAPTVP, encoded by the coding sequence ATGCCTCTGCGTTCCATCAACGACATGCAGTACTACCTCGTGCTGATTGACGAAGACGGCAAAGAGCGCACCGAAGCGGACGGTAGCCAGATGAGCGAAATCATCCGTCAGTGTGTGGCCGATCCCGCGCGGCCCGTGACCGACGTGTTCATCATTAGTCACGGCTGGAAGGGCGATATTCCTGCAGCCATCCAGCAGTACGACCGATGGATCGGCGCGATGGCCGAGGTTCAGGGCGACATCGAGAAGATGAAGGCGCGCCGCGCCGGATTCACTCCGGTCACCATCGGGCTGCACTGGCCGAGTCTGCCTTGGGGCATGGAAGACGAGAAGGCTCAAGACGCGCGGGCGCTGCTCGGCCCGGGAGCCGCACCGACCGGGAACGAGGACGAGGACGAGGGAGTCATCGTGCGGCAGCTCTCGCAGGGGCTTCCGCCGGAGCGAGCGATGCAGGTGACGCAGTCGGTGCGGACCATTCTCGACTACACGAGGAGCGTGCCGCAGGGCGCCCCGAAGGATGCGCTGCCGTCTGCTATCGACGATGCGTATGAGCGGCTCTATGGAGCCTCGGGATTGCATTCGGGCAACCTTGGCGGTCGGCCGGGCGCCGATCACGACAACTTCGACGCCGGCGTGATCGCGCAACAGGCTGGCATCCTGAGCAGCGGCGACGGGCCTGTTGCTGGCTTGCTCGGGCTGCGCGACGTCGTTCTTTCGCCCTTGCGTCAATTGTCCTTCTGGAAGATGAAGGACCGCGCGCGCTCGTTCGGCGAGTCCGGCGCTCACAGCATGCTGATATCGCTTCAGGACGCCGCGCCGCGCGCGCGCTTTCATTTGATGGGGCATAGCTTCGGCAGCATCATGGTGTCCGCGATGGTTTCGGGCCCGGGCGACGCCGCCGCGCCGGTCCTCAGGCGCCCGGTCGATACGCTCTTTCTCGTGCAGGGTGCCTTGTCGCTCTGGGCCTATGCAGCCGACATACCGTATGCGCCGGGCACGGCGGGGTACTTCCGGCGCATCGCGCAGCGCGGTCTCGTGCGCGGGCCGATCGTCACGACGCGCTCCAGGTTCGACACCGCCGTCGGACGGCTTTATCCGCTCGGCGCGCGGCTGAAAGGACAGTTCGTGCTCGGCGATTCCTATCCCGAATACGGCGGCATCGGCGCGTTCGGCATTCGCGGCGACGACAGTGCGCTCGATTCCATGATCCAGGCGGTCTCGGATTCCTATCGGTTCCAGTGCGGCACGATTCACAACATCGAGGCGAGCCGCATCATCTGCAATGGCGACGGAGCGTCCGGCGCGCATAGCGACATCGCTCATCCGGAAGTCGCGCATCTTTTCTGGGAAGCCGTGCTTGCCAGCGCCGAGGCCGTGACGCCGGGCATGCCCGCCGGCGGCTCCGGCGCTTTCCTCGGCACGACCGCGACGCTGGCCGACCCCATAGGCGCCGCCGGGCTCGGCGGCGTGATGACCGACCCGTTCCAGTCATACCAGCCCGCGACGCCTGACTTTGGATTGCTTGGCGGTGCCGGCTTGCCGGAAAGCGCCCCGCCTCCAGGATCGGCGGGCGCCGCTTCGTCCGGAGGAGCGGCCCCCGCTGCGTCCGCCGAGTCGGACGCAGCGGGGGCGCCTGCGAGCGATCCTCGCTATATCAACGCCAGTTTCGAGGAACTCGGACCCACCGAGCCCCTGTACAAAGGCAATTGGTACACGCTCGCGTTCAACGTCGACGTGGAGCAGTCTGGCGAGGTCGCGTCGGCACAACTGGCGGTGCCCACTGAAACGCTGTTTCCGGCAGGCGTCGAACAGATCGCGCTGACGGTGCAACTCGAGAGCACCGATTTCGACGTGTCGGGCAACACGGCCTTGATGCGTGTGCCAAAAACCGGACCGTCGCGCACCAAGGCGCGCTTCGATATATCGCCGTTTCACGACGGCCCATGCCGCCTCACCGCGATCATCTCGAAGGACGGCAATTTCGTGCAGCAGATCGACATGACCATCGTCGTCGGGCAGACGCGTGCGGCGTCGGCGGTCAGCTCGCGCGGGCGACGGCTCACGACCAGCGCCGCACTGCAGCCGCGCGATCTCATGTTCCTGATCTCGCCCTCGTCGGGCGGCTACGACTGCGTCGTGTGCGGGCCGGTGGCGATGCGCGCACGCCTGCCGATCACCGCAGCGTTCATCGACGATGCGATCAAGGTCGCGCGCGAGGCGCTCATGACGGTCGTCCTGCAGCAGGATGCGAACGGGCGCTATAGCTTTCAGTCGGGCGTCGACATTCCCAAGGACCAACTCGACATCGCGCTCGGCGTCATGGCGCGCGCCGGCGCGAGCTTGCTGAAAAAGCTCTTCGAAGGGCCCGCGGCCGGACCCGATTCCAAAGCCATCGCCGCTTTGTTGCGCAAGCTCGGCGGCGATCGGGACAGGCCGCTCAAGCTGCAGATCGTCGCGGAGAGCATGCCGGTGCCGTGGGGCCTGCTGTACCTTGGCAGCGTCGCGCAGGGCACCGCGCTAGACTGGTCCAATTTCCTCGGCATGCGGCACATCGTCGAGCAAATTCCGCTTCAGGAGCCGATGATCACGGTCGACAACACCATCTGCAGCGATCAGCCCTGCCTGAACGTGGGCGTGAACTTCAACGACACCATCGACGCCCAGATGGGCATGCCGTTCGTGGCGACGCAGCGCCAATACTGGAGCGGTCTGCCGGCGGCGCGCGTGAAGGTGAGCGCCCGTTCCAACTGGACCGAACTGATGGCGGCGCTGAACGACGGCGAAACACCGCAGCACATCATCTACTTCTATTGCCACGCCGAGTCGAAGGGGCTGGCGGAGCGGGGCGGGCCTTATGCGTCGAGCATCGCACTGACCGACGCGTCGCGCACGCTGACCGACATCACGCTCGATGCGGGCACGGAGGTGCAGTTTGCGGGCAGTCCGCTCGTGTTCATCAACGCCTGCGAGTCGGCGGAGATGTCACCGGCGTTCTACGACGGCTTCGCGCCTTATTTTATGAGCAAGGGCGCGCGCGGCGTGATTGGCACGGAATGTCGCATGCCGGCGCTTTTTGCGGCGGAGTGGGCGGGCGCGTTCTTCACCCGGTTCCTCCAGGGCAACGCGCTCGGGAGGACGTTCCTGGACCTGCGAAGCGAGTTTCTGAACGAGCACAACAATCCGCTCGGCCTGCTATACGCCGTGCATTGCGATGCTGACACGCGGGTCGCGCCAACGGTGCCCTGA
- a CDS encoding metallophosphoesterase yields MNPVHSVDQLYVISDLHFGGPAGFQIFGSTTELVWLIDDLTRRDPGQEIALVINGDFIDFLAEDGARYFDSDGAVGKLERIALQDPTFKPVFEALTVFLNQDKRRLIVNLGNHDLELALPWVRKRLVQILTGDASSPGGAHARLHLVLDGTGVHCNVGGQSVLCVHGNEVDRWNPADFEKIRQIGRDRQFNRPVEPWIPNAGSRMVIDVMNLIKRQYPFVDLLKPEVGGVVPTLAACGPETMRDFGSAMKLASVGLARAWAGVYKPGGMLGGEHIAAGEPVQPAPMPGGLLDSPERPGAREARDGRAMLAMADALVRQGVDPIAFVAQVQGKRLDMAGALIKWSRDAPTSEVLREALEKLDADRSFDITDRDDTAVQLDKEIGPEIDITVAGHTHLARALKRRRGAGLYFNSGTWARLIRLDAAVRGNPQKFARVFETLNGGNMTKLDEFGDLVIKPCTVVAIWKNDDGNGAKGELRRVKRVNGDAFELEAISNSLLEK; encoded by the coding sequence TTGAATCCGGTTCACAGCGTCGATCAGCTTTACGTCATCTCCGATCTGCATTTCGGCGGCCCGGCGGGATTCCAGATTTTCGGCTCCACTACCGAACTGGTGTGGTTGATCGATGATCTCACCAGGCGCGATCCCGGACAGGAGATCGCGCTCGTCATCAATGGCGATTTCATCGATTTTCTGGCGGAAGACGGGGCCCGGTATTTCGATTCGGACGGTGCGGTTGGAAAGCTGGAACGTATCGCCCTGCAGGATCCCACGTTCAAGCCGGTGTTCGAAGCCTTGACGGTGTTTCTCAACCAGGACAAACGCCGCCTGATCGTGAATCTGGGCAATCACGACCTCGAACTTGCGTTGCCCTGGGTGCGCAAGCGGCTCGTGCAGATCCTGACGGGCGATGCGTCATCTCCCGGCGGAGCGCATGCGCGCCTGCATCTCGTGCTCGATGGAACGGGCGTGCATTGCAATGTCGGCGGCCAGAGCGTGCTGTGCGTGCACGGCAACGAAGTAGACCGCTGGAATCCAGCCGACTTCGAGAAGATTCGTCAGATCGGCCGGGACAGGCAGTTCAATCGCCCTGTCGAACCGTGGATTCCCAATGCCGGCTCGCGCATGGTCATCGACGTGATGAATCTGATCAAGCGGCAGTATCCGTTTGTCGACCTGCTCAAACCGGAAGTGGGGGGCGTCGTGCCGACGCTCGCCGCGTGCGGGCCCGAGACGATGCGCGACTTCGGCAGCGCCATGAAACTCGCGAGCGTGGGTCTCGCGCGCGCTTGGGCCGGGGTGTACAAGCCGGGCGGCATGCTTGGCGGGGAGCACATTGCGGCAGGAGAGCCCGTGCAGCCCGCGCCCATGCCCGGCGGTCTGCTCGATTCGCCGGAGCGGCCCGGCGCACGTGAGGCGCGCGACGGCCGCGCCATGCTTGCGATGGCCGATGCGCTGGTGCGTCAGGGCGTCGACCCGATCGCGTTCGTGGCGCAAGTGCAGGGCAAACGCCTCGACATGGCCGGCGCATTGATCAAATGGTCGCGCGATGCGCCCACGAGCGAAGTGCTGCGCGAGGCACTCGAGAAGCTCGACGCGGATCGCAGTTTTGACATCACGGATCGAGACGACACCGCCGTGCAACTCGACAAGGAGATCGGGCCGGAGATCGACATCACCGTCGCCGGCCATACGCATCTGGCGCGTGCGCTGAAACGCAGGAGGGGCGCGGGCCTGTATTTCAACAGCGGCACGTGGGCGCGCCTGATTCGTCTGGACGCCGCCGTGCGCGGCAACCCGCAGAAGTTCGCCAGGGTTTTCGAAACGCTCAACGGGGGCAACATGACGAAGCTCGACGAGTTCGGCGACCTCGTCATCAAGCCCTGCACGGTCGTGGCCATATGGAAGAACGACGACGGCAACGGCGCCAAAGGCGAGCTGCGGCGCGTGAAGCGCGTCAACGGCGACGCGTTTGAGCTTGAAGCCATTTCCAACAGCCTGCTGGAAAAGTGA